Proteins from a single region of Pyrus communis chromosome 6, drPyrComm1.1, whole genome shotgun sequence:
- the LOC137736720 gene encoding uncharacterized protein translates to MCNKGIACLSDSDSENPIDHQAVYLMDSPSATPHFGSNSTAVSSPNSNAENPRVKFLCSFSGSILPRPQDGKLRYVGGETRIVSVPRDIKFDELINKMRELYEGAAVLKYQQPDEDLDALVSVVNDDDVTNMMEEYDKLGSGDGFTRLRIFLFSHPDQDSSSHYEGEERDNERRYVDALNNLNDSSEFRKQYPESPLINPVDDLHIAEQFFSPMSLEGGLHSQRNCDISMAQYNLHQLKIPHAGSGQHHQPISQRYNEMEAPWSPAYYSPRHHAHLDPRPMAEFPSSPSSARYCMPFPDVPDKCLDRMPEEYARQPLNHQPPYEHQPQYSENVVWLPSGAIGGEKSGFPGNIFHGNNAVEGNSICEHCQMTFQRNQPHFEQPVMANGFQHVANPSGKCIANRETFVMNPDTKLHHEIYVSEQNTGPHRFSETPNHERGWIPHPHLNCRTEEARPHASGAGKLNDPYIVDGHINLPLGPNTVDDHHVTSNYVHHPAGPEMGNEVFHERSVAAPPHVHIAPVEERGVRYGNFPYPYGGDNIYRGSHGHAPGQGSHGHAPGQAVWRNVQSPMHAAPPYEASISAPQVNGSVNVGYLRREDSPGFSIALDNQDIWVDTSQEMLGLEGKTVPPDYSYGNAVKLNPNPLCQENHQAYPPDRIQPTPDMINYAIPLDPSAGVVRLEEKSSPGVNEVNLVDKVENPETEVINPNNRCDKNGGVVSLESINSNFAKLAEESCNVGKTSDEDQSTRKLSVNNLSFIPELIASVKKAALEGAEEVKTNAEESTDPEKSSSIDKEAAAKNLEQPNTPGDRELDSDSDNLNNSKIEPTKAEAEAIAKGLQTIRNDDLEEIRELGSGTYGAVFHGKWKGSDVAIKRIKSSCFAGRPSERERLIADFWKEALILSSLHHPNVVSMYGIVRDGPDGSLATVTEFMVNGSLKQFLQKKDRTIDRRKRLIIAMDAAFGMEYLHGKNIVHFDLKCENLLVNMRDPQRPVCKIGDLGLSKVKQQTLVSGGVRGTLPWMAPELLSGKSNMVTEKIDVYSFGIVMWELLTGDEPYRDMHCASIIGGIVNNTLRPQIPTWCDPEWKSLMESCWAPEPSQRPSFSEISQKLRNMAAAMNVK, encoded by the exons ATGTGTAACAAAGGAATTGCCTGCTTGAGCGACTCTGACTCCGAAAACCCAATTGATCATCAGGCTGTATACTTGATGGATAGCCCTTCCGCTACCCCTCACTTTGGTTCTAATTCCACCGCTGTTTCGTCCCCCAATTCGAACGCGGAAAACCCGCGTGTTAAGTTTCTGTGTAGTTTTTCGGGGAGTATATTGCCCCGCCCACAAGATGGGAAGCTCCGTTATGTGGGAGGAGAGACGCGAATTGTGAGTGTTCCACGAGATATCAAGTTTGATGAGTTGATTAACAAGATGAGGGAGCTTTATGAAGGTGCGGCAGTGCTCAAGTATCAGCAACCCGATGAGGACCTTGATGCTCTTGTCTCGGTTGTGAACGATGATGATGTGACTAACATGATGGAAGAGTATGATAAGTTGGGATCTGGCGATGGTTTCACTAGGCTcaggatttttttgttttcgcaTCCCGACCAAGATAGCTCATCGCACTATGAGGGTGAGGAAAGGGATAATGAGAGGAGGTATGTCGATGCTCTCAATAATTTAAATGATAGCTCCGAATTCAGGAAGCAATATCCCGAGTCCCCTCTTATTAATCCGGTTGATGATCTCCATATAGCGGAACAATTTTTTAGTCCAATGAGTCTTGAGGGTGGCCTTCACAGTCAGAGAAATTGTGATATATCCATGGCTCAATACAACTTGCATCAGCTCAAGATACCTCATGCAGGATCGGGGCAACATCATCAACCGATTAGTCAGAGGTATAACGAAATGGAAGCTCCTTGGAGTCCTGCATACTATTCTCCCAGACACCATGCGCACCTTGATCCAAGACCAATGGCTGAGTTTCCTTCCTCTCCTTCCTCTGCACGGTACTGTATGCCGTTTCCAGATGTACCCGATAAATGTTTAGATAGAATGCCTGAAGAATATGCACGACAGCCATTGAATCATCAGCCTCCATATGAACATCAACCACAGTATTCTGAGAATGTTGTATGGCTTCCAAGTGGAGCAATAGGTGGTGAAAAGTCAGGATTTCCAGGTAACATTTTTCATGGAAACAATGCCGTCGAAGGAAACAGTATTTGTGAGCACTGCCAGATGACTTTCCAGAGAAACCAACCACATTTTGAGCAACCAGTCATGGCAAATGGATTTCAACATGTTGCTAATCCAAGTGGCAAGTGTATTGCAAATAGAGAGACTTTCGTGATGAATCCAGATACAAAGTTGCACCATGAAATATACGTAAGTGAACAGAATACTGGTCCTCATCGTTTTAGTGAGACTCCAAATCATGAAAGAGGCTGGATTCCACATCCTCATTTGAATTGCCGGACTGAGGAAGCACGACCACATGCTTCTGGAGCTGGGAAATTGAATGATCCTTACATTGTAGATGGTCACATAAATTTGCCTCTTGGTCCTAATACGGTGGATGACCATCATGTCACTTCCAATTATGTTCATCACCCAGCTGGACCTGAAATGGGAAATGAAGTGTTTCACGAACGATCTGTGGCTGCTCCACCCCATGTACACATTGCTCCTGTAGAAGAGCGTGGTGTTCGTTATGGAAATTTTCCTTATCCCTATGGAGGAGATAATATTTATCGGGGGTCTCATGGACATGCACCTGGACAGGGGTCTCATGGACATGCACCTGGACAGGCAGTATGGAGAAATGTTCAGAGCCCAATGCATGCTGCGCCCCCTTACGAAGCATCCATTTCTGCTCCACAAGTGAATGGTTCTGTTAATGTGGGATATCTCAGACGTGAAGATAGTCCAGGGTTTTCCATTGCATTAGACAATCAAGATATTTGGGTTGACACCTCGCAGGAAATGTTAGGTTTGGAAGGAAAAACTGTTCCTCCGGACTATTCTTATGGGAACGCTGTGAAGTTGAACCCAAACCCACTCTGTCAAGAAAATCATCAAGCATATCCTCCAGACCGCATTCAACCTACACCTGATATGATAAATTATGCTATTCCTTTGGACCCCAGCGCCGGAGTTGTAAGGTTGGAGGAAAAGAGTTCACCTGGAGTAAATGAGGTGAATCTTGTGGACAAGGTGGAGAACCCTGAAACAGAGGTTATAAATCCAAACAATCGTTGTGATAAAAATGGTGGTGTGGTATCTCTTGAGTCAATAAATTCGAATTTTGCTAAGCTTGCAGAAGAAAGTTGTAATGTTGGCAAAACAAGTGACGAGGATCAGTCTACTCGTAAACTTTCTGTTAACAATTTGAGTTTCATACCGGAATTGATTGCTTCTGTGAAAAAAGCTGCTCTAGAGGGGGCTGAGGAGGTGAAAACCAATGCTGAAGAAAGTACTGACCCTGAGAAGAGTAGTTCAATAGACAAAGAAGCAGCTGCaaaaaatttggaacaaccg AACACTCCTGGAGACAGGGAATTGGATTCTGATAGTGATAATCTAAACAATTCCAAAATTGAGCCAACAAAGGCCGAGGCAGAAGCTATTGCCAAGGGATTGCAG ACAATAAGGAATGATGATCTAGAGGAGATCCGAGAATTAGGTTCTGGGACTTACGGGGCTGTGTTTCATGGGAAGTGGAAGGGGTCTGATGTAGCAATAAAGAGAATAAAGTCCAGTTGTTTTGCTGGGAGACCATCAGAAAGAGAACGTTTG ATTGCGGATTTCTGGAAGGAGGCTTTAATACTGAGTTCATTGCATCACCCAAATGTTGTTTCCATGTATGGTATTGTTCGCGATGGCCCTGATGGATCTTTAGCAACTGTGACCGAATTCATGGTTAATGGTTCTTTGAAACAGTTTTTGCAGAAAAAAGACCG AACAATTGATCGTCGTAAAAGATTGATCATAGCTATGGATGCTGCATTTGGGATGGAGTATCTGCATGGAAAAAATATTGTGCATTTTGATTTAAAGTGTGAAAATCTATTAGTAAATATGAGAGATCCACAACGGCCTGTATGTAAG ATTGGTGATTTGGGATTATCCAAAGTAAAACAACAGACTTTAGTGTCTGGAGGTGTTCGTGGAACTTTGCCCTGGATGGCACCTGAGCTTCTTAGTGGGAAAAGTAACATGGTAACAGAGAAG ATTGATGTGTACTCATTTGGAATTGTTATGTGGGAACTTCTTACGGGAGATGAACCATATAGAGATATGCATTGTGCTTCTATAATTG GAGGTATAGTGAACAACACTCTGCGTCCTCAAATTCCCACGTGGTGCGATCCAGAATGGAAGTCTTTGATGGAAAGTTGTTGGGCTCCTGAGCCTTCACAGAGGCCATCGTTTTCTGAAATCTCTCAGAAGCTAAGGAATATGGCTGCTGCAATGAATGTGAAATAA